Proteins found in one Dermacentor silvarum isolate Dsil-2018 chromosome 8, BIME_Dsil_1.4, whole genome shotgun sequence genomic segment:
- the LOC125947614 gene encoding uncharacterized protein LOC125947614, which yields MVRTVKELFKKSPDWPLALLAYRNAPGVTGYSPAQLLMGRSLRTRLPVPMAALLPEPPNAADFHRRDTTQRRRQRQDFDRRHAAQDLRPLEEGERVWIRDTDCAGTVLSPAQRPRSYVVQTDAGALVRNRRHLVPQQSPSSGGLDLGSSSPRTRGSESLPQTPTRPEPVCSSPTPRALTPLPVASPPVAPATPSRPPGSVVRTRSGRCVRPPVRLNL from the coding sequence atggtgcggacggttaaggaactcttcaagaagtctccggactggcctttggccctcttggcataccgcaacgcacctggcgtgaccgggtacagccctgctcagctgctcatggggcgcagcctcaggactcgccttccggtccccatggccgcgttgcttccagaaccacctaacgctgccgacttccaccggcgtgacactacccaacgacgtcgccagcgtcaagattttgaccgtcgacatgctgcacaagatttgcggcccctggaggagggagagagagtgtgGATTCGCGACACAGATTGTGCTGGCACTGTTCTTAGCCCAGCGCAGCGTCCACGCTCCTACGTGGTCCAGACGGATGCAGGTGCTCTCGTCCGCAACCGGAGACATCTGGTTCCGCAGCAGTCTCCGTCATCAGGTGGTCTAGACCTCGGCAGCTCCAGTCCACGGACACGAGGATCTGAAAGCCTGCCACAGACTCCAACTCGCCCAGAGCCTGTGTGCAGCAGTCCAACTCCCAGGGCACTTACTCCTCTACCAGTTGCATCGCCACCGGTTGCCCCGGCTACTCCCTCAAGACCGCCTGGGTCAGTTGTACGCACTCGGTCTGGACGTTGTGTTAGGCCGCCGGTGCGGCTGAACTTGTAG